The Maniola hyperantus chromosome 2, iAphHyp1.2, whole genome shotgun sequence genome includes a region encoding these proteins:
- the LOC117991037 gene encoding vacuolar protein-sorting-associated protein 25-like isoform X2, with amino-acid sequence MAEIAWPWQYNFPPFFTIQPHSETRAKQLEAWQQLIAEYLKTTKQSTIDIRESQNSPLFNNSSINRKLSQEAILTILEDMAKNGRAAPVDKSKNVWEIYWHSLDEWGNMIYNWASLNGMTNTVCTLFELREGDNSVGEEFHGLDINILIKALKSLEVKGKCELMEFDDNQGVKFF; translated from the exons ATGGCAGAAATAGCGTGGCCCTGGCAATATAACTTTCCACCTTTCTTTAC AATCCAACCACACTCGGAGACCAGAGCTAAACAACTAGAGGCGTGGCAACAATTAATAGCTGAATACTTGAAAACTACTAAACAATCCACCATAGACATAAGAGAATCACAGAACAGTCCATTATTTAATAATTCTTCTATCAATAGAAAGCTGTCTCAAGAAGCGATATTAACTATCTTAGAGGATATGGCCAAGAATGGCAGAGCGGCCCCAGTggataaaagtaaaaatgtatgggagatatatTGGCATTCTCTGGACGAATGGGGTAACATGATATATAATTGGGCGAGCTTGAATGGCATGACTAATACAGTCTGCACACTTTTTGAGTTGCGGGAAGGTGATAACTCGGTAGGCGAAG AATTCCATGGTCTCGACATCAATATATTAATCAAGGCGTTGAAATCATTAGAAGTGAAAGGCAAATGTGAATTAATGGAATTTGATGATAACCAAGGAGTTAAGTTCTTCTGA
- the LOC117991037 gene encoding inositol-pentakisphosphate 2-kinase-like isoform X1: MMSLIGKKFKYINEGNAHIVLHVTETNYVIRIIKENGHTTNLDTISNSVNFVNLVMVPLIFGSYNHSHEVITLSSEDIDNLHIELKEIRPKHRQVKSVFSKFAIKAPNLVMITPNSVNYCLELKPKEGYLSETFKKASKCYYCLKQFLKMSENQIEHRSEYCPLDLFSGNKTRMKRALLSLLRNPQNNLKLFKNENIVYNENSDMKDFEDFIKNSLFDSVNMFLDFIIDILLSNGKSNLIVKESPVLSTKKPETCIEGTNLDSKSFLHKLLEVQKLSETLEIDTTEQIIENLEYVPILLNQIKQHNIDLTNERDRKRFLTIVEDKYLALISAVAKDCSIMISYSVAENDNVPCVKLGEQSIFYRVSVTDLEPKAAKTLVKRRKTEQLLLQIFEKKLKT; encoded by the coding sequence ATGATGAGTCTTATCGGgaaaaagtttaaatatatCAACGAAGGAAACGCTCACATTGTTCTTCACGTAACAGAGACTAACTATGTGATAcgaattataaaagaaaatggaCATACAACTAATCTGGATACAATTTCAAACTCCGTGAATTTCGTTAATCTTGTCATGGTTCCATTGATTTTTGGTTCTTATAACCACTCCCATGAAGTTATTACCCTGTCTTCTGAAGATATAGATAATTTACACATCGAATTGAAGGAAATACGACCAAAACACAGACAAGTAAAGTCAGTTTTCAGTAAATTTGCTATTAAAGCACCCAATTTAGTCATGATTACTCCAAATAGTGTAAACTACTGCTTAGAATTAAAACCTAAAGAAGGTTATCTATCGGAGACCTTCAAGAAAGCATCAAAATGTTATTATTGCCTcaaacagtttttaaaaatgagTGAAAATCAAATTGAACATAGAAGTGAGTATTGCCCACTGGACCTATTCTCTGGAAATAAAACAAGGATGAAAAGAGCATTACTAAGTTTACTAAGAAATCCacagaataatttaaaactatttaaaaatgaGAATATAGTTTACAATGAGAACTCAGACATGAAAGACTTTGAAGACTTTATAAAAAACAGTCTTTTTGATTCAGTGAATATGTTCCTGGATTTCATTATTGATATATTGCTTAGCAATGGAAAATCCAACCTTATAGTAAAAGAATCACCAGTATTGTCTACTAAAAAACCTGAAACCTGTATAGAAGGTACAAACCTAGACTCAAAAAGTTTCCTACATAAATTACTTGAAGTACAAAAACTATCAGAAACATTAGAAATTGATACTACCGAACAAATAATAGAAAATTTAGAATATGTACCAATACTACTGAATCAGATAAAACAGCATAATATAGACTTAACAAATGAGAGAGATAGAAAAAGATTCTTGACTATTGTAGAAGATAAATATCTAGCATTAATATCAGCGGTTGCTAAAGACTGTTCTATTATGATATCTTATTCAGTGGCAGAAAATGATAATGTACCATGTGTTAAATTGGGTGAACAGAGTATATTCTATAGAGTATCTGTTACTGACTTAGAGCCAAAAGCTGCGAAAACTTTGGTTAAAAGAAGGAAAACTGAACAGTTGTTGCTACAAATTTTTGAGAAGAAACTGAAAACTTAA
- the LOC117987966 gene encoding NEDD8-conjugating enzyme UBE2F-like encodes MITLNRKLKKEHTEPPNGIIVEPVKRISVRDKLLVKEVQEMNENLPVTCSVDFEDPNILSEFVLTVAPDEGYWSGGKFKFSVFVTEDYNMAPPKVKCLTRLWHPNINVDGDICLSLLRQTSIDEHGWAPTRRLKDVVWGLNSLFTDLLNFEDPLNIEAAEMYKQNKVEFQTKVQDYIAASKAKR; translated from the exons ATGATAACACTTAATAGGAAGCTAAAGAAGGAGCATACGGAGCCACCGAATGGAATTATAGTGGAACCTGTTAAAAGAATATCTGTTAGAGATAAATTGCTAGTGAAAGAAGTTCAAGAGATGAACGAGAACCTACCGGTGACGTGTTCTGTGGACTTTGAGGATCCTAACATATTAAGCGAGTTCGTTTTGACTGTCGCGCCCGACGAAGGCTACTGGTCGGGTGGCAAATTCAAATTTAGCGTATTTGTGACTGAAGATTATAATATGGCG CCTCCCAAAGTGAAATGTCTAACTAGGCTCTGGCACCCAAACATCAATGTGGACGGAGACATCTGCTTGTCACTGCTGCGACAGACCTCTATAGATGAACATGGCTGGGCGCCCACACGGAGACTGAAAGATGTAGTGTGGGGATTGAATTCATTATTTACG GATCTCTTAAACTTTGAGGACCCGTTAAACATAGAAGCGGCAGAGATGTACAAGCAGAACAAGGTGGAGTTCCAGACCAAAGTGCAGGACTACATTGCGGCCTCCAAGGCAAAGAGATGA